The stretch of DNA GGCTCTTCCGCATAGACCGCCGAGCCGCCATACACGGCCGCCGACGAGGCATACAGGAAGGGGGTGGCGCGGCTCTGGCAATATTCGAACAATTCCAGCGTGACGCGGTAATTGTTATCGAGCATGAATTGTCCGTTGCGCTCGGTCGTGTCCGAGCAGGCGCCCTGGTGCAACACGGCACGCACGTCGGGCAAGCGGCCTTCCCGCACGCGAACGCGGAAATCGTCCTTATCCAGGTAATCGGCGATGCGGCAGTCAGTCATATTGCGAAATTTGTCGCCATCGGTCAGATCGTCGACGGCGATGATGTCGTCGATGCCGCGGCGGTTCAGGCCTCGCACCAGATTGCTGCCGATAAAGCCGGCAGCGCCGGTAACAATATATGTCATGATCAGCCTCCCGCCAGTTCCGCGGCGGTGACGGTTGAAGTACCTAGCTTGCCCACCACAATGCCGCCGGCTCGATTGGCCCAGCCCATGGCCTGGACCCAGGACAGGCCCGCGGCACGCATCAGCGCCAGAGTGGCCAGCACGGTATCGCCCGCGCCGGAAACGTCGAACACTTCGTGCGCCTGCGCGTCGACGTGCTCGCGCGAACCCGCCGAGAACAGCGTCATGCCTTGCTCCGAGCGCGTCACCAGCAAAGCCTCAAGCTGCAGGTGGGCACGCAGTAGCTGCGCGCGCGCGGTCAGGTCGTCCTCGTCCTTCCAGCGGCCCACGGCCTGGCGCATTTCTGAGCGGTTGGGCGTGACCAGCGTCGCGCCCTTATAGCGATCGTAATCGTCGCCTTTGGGGTCGACCAGTACCGGCACCTTGTGCTCGCGCGCCAGGGCGATCAGGTCCTGGACGCGGTCCAGCGCGCCCTTGGCATAGTCGGACAGAACAATCACATCGTGATTGGGCAGATGGCGCGCCACGGCCGCGCTCACGCCATCTAGCGAGGTCTGCGCAGGACGCTGCTCGAAATCGATGCGCAGCATCTGCTGCTGTCGTCCCAGCACACGCATCTTGAGCGTGGTGGGATGCGCAGCGTCGCTGACTAGATCCGCATGCACGCCGGCTTGCTGCGCAAGCTGGCCGACACACGCGCCGGCCTCGTCCGCACCCGTCACGCCCACCAGCGTGACCAGGCCGCCCAGGGCTGCGACGTTGCGCGCCACGTTGGCCGCCCCGCCGAGTCGGTCTTCACGGCGCGCCACGTGAACCACGGGCACCGGCGCCTCCGGCGAAATGCGGTCCACTTCGCCGAACCAGTAGCGATCCAGCATGACATCGCCCACCACCAGCACGCGACTGCGTGCGATGGCACGGGCAGGAAAAGACGATATGTCGGTCATTCCAGTTCCTCCAGACGACGAGGAGCCGAGGTTTCCCAGGCATTGCAGCCCGGGCATTGCCAATAGAAACGGCGCGGCTGAAAGCCGCAGGACTTGCAAACGTAGCGGTCCAACCGCTGCGTGTGCTTGTGAATGAGGCTGCGCAGCAGGGTCAGATCCCCGCCGGGCACGGCATCGTCGCGGCGCGCATCAGTGGGCACGGCATCGGAAGCGCCTGCGGCCGGGCTGCCCGCCGTGGGGTTGGCCAGCTCGACTTCGAGCAGGCGATCCAGCCCAAGCAACGATGGATGGCTGCGCATTGCCTCGCGCGCGAAACGCCAGGCCTGCGCCTGGCCTCGCTGGGCCCGCAACTCGCGGAAAACCACGTTGAAAAGATCGAGCGAGGCATGCTGCGCATAGTGCCGGCTGAGCACGTCCAGCCCCTGGGCCGCCTCGCCCGACTGGGTGTAATTGGCCAGCAGGCGCTCGGCCACCAGGCCCGCATATTCCGACGCGTCGGTCAGGACCGACTCCAGGTACAGGCGCTCGCGCTTGGGGTTCTGCTCGATCTGCGCCAACTGCGCGCGCAGCATGGCGACGCGCGCCCGCGCCCCGCGCGAGGCTGCCGCGTCGAAACCTTTGGCTGCGTGATCGGCGGCGTCCAGCGCCACATTGGCAGCCTCGGCGTTCATTGGCTTGGCAGCCAGCGCCGTCTGCGCCAGTTCGCAGTGGTAGTGCACGATCTGAGGCACAGGCTCGTCCACCAGGCCTTGCAGCGTCTTGACCACCTCGATGGCGCGCGGCCAGTCGTGCTCGGATTCGTAGATGCGCACCAGCGAACGCAGCGCCGGCAAGGCAAAGCGCGTGTCCTTGAGCGTGTTGAAGGTGCTTTCGGCGCGATCCAGCATGCCGGCCTTGAGGAAATCCTGCGCTAGTTCGTGCTGGGCGTGGTCGCGCTCGGCCACCGGCAGATCGGCACGGTTCAGCAGGCTTTGATGCACGCGGATGGCGCGCTCCATTTCGCCGCGCCGGCGAAACAGGCTGCCCAAGGCAAAGTGCAGCTCGGTGGTTTCCGGATCGAGCTTGGCCACCTCGACGAAGGCGTCGATGGCCCGGTCGGGTTCTTCGTTGAGCAGAAAATTCAGGCCACGGAAGTACGAATCCGGCAGGGTGCGCGTTTCACGCAACATCTGACGAAAATCGAAGCGCGCAGCCACCCATCCCAGGCCGAACAGCATGGGAATGAAAATCAGCCACCAGGGTTCAAAATCCACGTATCGTGCTCGATGCTAAGAAAAACAGCCGACTCACAGCGGCGACATGGGTGCGATGGCCTCCGGCGACACCGGGGTCGGCGACGCGGCGGCTTGGGCCAGGGACTTCAGGCGGTCGACCTCGCGGCGCAGGCGCGAGGCCTCACGGCGGCGGCGCATGGCCATGGGCACCGTCAGCAGTAGGCCGAAAACGGCCCCCACCACGAAGGTGACCAGCATGACCACGATGAGCGGCACGTTCTGTATCGCGTAGTCGGCGTAAAAATTGACCTTGACCGGATCGGTGTTCTTCACGGCGAAGATCAATACGGCGATGAAGACCAACAGGCGCAGGATCCAGACGAAATAGCGCATGAGACAGACTCCCAGCTAGGAATTCGGACTTCGGGCTTCGGATTGTAACTTGCACGGCGGCCTAATCCCACCCGTCGACGGCCGTGCTAGATTGTCCGATACCATCAACGAACACAGCGAGGCAAGCAGTGAAGACGCACAAGATCGCCGTCATTCCCGGAGACGGCATCGGCAAGGAAGTCATGCCCGAAGGCCTGCGCGTGGTCGAGGCCGCCGCTAGGCGATTCGGCATCAAGCTCGAATTCAAGCACATCGAATGGGCGAG from Bordetella sp. FB-8 encodes:
- the rfaE1 gene encoding D-glycero-beta-D-manno-heptose-7-phosphate kinase, whose translation is MTDISSFPARAIARSRVLVVGDVMLDRYWFGEVDRISPEAPVPVVHVARREDRLGGAANVARNVAALGGLVTLVGVTGADEAGACVGQLAQQAGVHADLVSDAAHPTTLKMRVLGRQQQMLRIDFEQRPAQTSLDGVSAAVARHLPNHDVIVLSDYAKGALDRVQDLIALAREHKVPVLVDPKGDDYDRYKGATLVTPNRSEMRQAVGRWKDEDDLTARAQLLRAHLQLEALLVTRSEQGMTLFSAGSREHVDAQAHEVFDVSGAGDTVLATLALMRAAGLSWVQAMGWANRAGGIVVGKLGTSTVTAAELAGG
- the lapB gene encoding lipopolysaccharide assembly protein LapB is translated as MDFEPWWLIFIPMLFGLGWVAARFDFRQMLRETRTLPDSYFRGLNFLLNEEPDRAIDAFVEVAKLDPETTELHFALGSLFRRRGEMERAIRVHQSLLNRADLPVAERDHAQHELAQDFLKAGMLDRAESTFNTLKDTRFALPALRSLVRIYESEHDWPRAIEVVKTLQGLVDEPVPQIVHYHCELAQTALAAKPMNAEAANVALDAADHAAKGFDAAASRGARARVAMLRAQLAQIEQNPKRERLYLESVLTDASEYAGLVAERLLANYTQSGEAAQGLDVLSRHYAQHASLDLFNVVFRELRAQRGQAQAWRFAREAMRSHPSLLGLDRLLEVELANPTAGSPAAGASDAVPTDARRDDAVPGGDLTLLRSLIHKHTQRLDRYVCKSCGFQPRRFYWQCPGCNAWETSAPRRLEELE
- a CDS encoding lipopolysaccharide assembly LapA domain-containing protein translates to MRYFVWILRLLVFIAVLIFAVKNTDPVKVNFYADYAIQNVPLIVVMLVTFVVGAVFGLLLTVPMAMRRRREASRLRREVDRLKSLAQAAASPTPVSPEAIAPMSPL